One window of the Camelina sativa cultivar DH55 chromosome 1, Cs, whole genome shotgun sequence genome contains the following:
- the LOC104779115 gene encoding subtilisin-like protease SBT1.5, whose product MALFFFFFLFLLTLLSPSSSNDLNSLTYIIHVDHEAKPSIFPTHRHWYTSSLASLTSTTPSIIHTYDTVFHGFSARLTSQDAAQLLNHPHVISVIPEQVRHLHTTRSPEFLGLRSTDKAGLLEESDFGSDLVIGVIDTGIWPERPSFDDRGLGPVPIRWKGQCIASQDFPTTACNRKLVGARFFCGGYEATNGKMNETTEFRSPRDSDGHGTHTASISAGRYVFPASTLGYARGLAAGMAPKARLAAYKVCWNSGCYDSDILAAFDTAVADGVDVISLSVGGVVVPYYLDAIAIGAFGAIDRGIFVSASAGNGGPGALTVTNVAPWMTTVGAGTIDRDFPANVKLGNGKMISGVSVYGGPGLDPGRMYPLVYGGSLLGGDGYSSSLCLEGSLDPNLVKGKIVLCDRGINSRATKGEIVRKNGGLGMIIANGVFDGEGLVADCHVLPATSVGASGGDEIRRYISESSKSRSSKKPTATIVFKGTRLGIRPAPVVASFSARGPNPETPDILKPDVIAPGLNILAAWPDRIGPSGVPSDNRRTEFNILSGTSMACPHVSGLAALLKASHPDWSPAAIRSALMTTAYRVDNRGEAMMDESTGNTSSVMDYGSGHVHPTKAMDPGLVYDITPYDYINFLCNSNYTGANIVTITRRKADCDGARRAGHVGNLNYPSFSVVFQQYGEMKMSTHFIRTVTNVGDSDSVYEIKISPPRGTTVTVEPEKLSFRRVGQKLSFVVRVKATEVKLSPGATNVETGHIVWSDGKRNVTSPLVVTLQQPL is encoded by the coding sequence atggctctcttcttcttcttcttcctcttcctcttgacTCTTCTTTCCCCATCTTCTTCCAACGACCTAAACTCCTTGACTTACATCATCCACGTCGACCACGAAGCTAAACCTTCAATCTTCCCAACTCACCGTCACTGGTACACCTCCTCACTTGCCTCACTCACATCCACCACTCCCTCTATCATCCACACATACGACACCGTTTTCCACGGCTTCTCCGCAAGACTCACTTCACAAGACGCTGCTCAGCTCTTAAACCATCCTCATGTCATCTCTGTTATCCCCGAGCAAGTCCGTCACTTGCACACCACTCGTTCCCCTGAGTTTCTTGGTCTTCGGTCCACCGACAAAGCGGGCTTACTCGAAGAGTCCGATTTCGGGTCGGATCTTGTAATCGGAGTAATCGATACGGGTATTTGGCCCGAAAGACCAAGCTTTGATGACCGTGGTCTTGGCCCTGTTCCCATTAGATGGAAAGGCCAATGTATCGCTTCTCAAGATTTCCCTACAACGGCTTGTAACCGTAAACTCGTCGGAGCTAGATTCTTCTGCGGCGGTTACGAAGCAACCAACGGGAAGATGAACGAAACGACTGAGTTTCGCTCCCCGCGTGACTCAGATGGACATGGAACCCACACTGCTTCGATCTCCGCCGGCCGTTACGTTTTTCCGGCGTCGACGCTCGGCTACGCTCGCGGCCTCGCTGCTGGTATGGCTCCGAAGGCTAGACTCGCCGCGTACAAAGTCTGTTGGAACTCCGGCTGTTACGACTCCGATATCTTAGCTGCTTTCGACACCGCCGTCGCCGACGGCGTCGATGTCATCTCTCTCTCCGTCGGAGGCGTCGTGGTTCCTTATTACCTAGACGCAATCGCCATTGGAGCTTTCGGAGCTATTGACAGAGGGATCTTCGTCTCTGCTTCCGCCGGAAACGGAGGTCCCGGTGCTTTGACGGTGACTAACGTTGCTCCGTGGATGACTACAGTCGGAGCTGGAACAATCGATAGGGATTTCCCGGCGAATGTGAAGCTCGGCAACGGGAAGATGATTTCAGGTGTTAGTGTTTACGGTGGACCGGGTCTGGATCCGGGTCGAATGTACCCGCTTGTTTACGGTGGTAGTTTACTCGGTGGTGACGGTTACTCTTCGTCTCTGTGTCTCGAAGGTTCGTTGGATCCAAATTTGGTTAAGGGAAAGATCGTTCTTTGTGATAGAGGAATCAATTCTAGAGCAACCAAAGGTGAGATCGTGAGAAAAAACGGAGGCTTGGGGATGATTATAGCGAATGGTGTGTTCGACGGCGAAGGTTTAGTCGCCGATTGTCACGTGTTACCGGCGACATCGGTTGGTGCTTCTGGAGGAGATGAGATACGAAGGTACATATCTGAATCGTCTAAATCTCGTTCATCGAAGAAACCAACGGCTACGATTGTTTTCAAAGGGACTCGACTTGGGATTCGACCCGCTCCTGTTGTGGCATCTTTCTCTGCTCGTGGACCTAATCCAGAGACGCCGGACATTCTTAAACCGGATGTAATCGCACCCGGTTTGAACATTTTAGCTGCTTGGCCTGACCGGATTGGTCCATCGGGTGTTCCTTCTGATAACCGGAGAACGGAGTTCAACATTTTATCAGGCACTTCAATGGCGTGCCCACACGTGTCTGGTCTAGCTGCTCTGCTCAAGGCGTCTCATCCGGATTGGAGTCCTGCGGCGATAAGATCAGCATTGATGACAACGGCTTACAGGGTTGATAACCGCGGTGAGGCTATGATGGATGAGTCCACTGGCAATACATCTTCGGTTATGGATTATGGTTCGGGTCATGTTCACCCAACCAAAGCTATGGATCCGGGATTAGTCTACGATATAACACCTTATGATTATATCAACTTCTTGTGTAATTCTAACTACACAGGAGCCAACATTGTGACAATAACCCGTCGCAAAGCGGACTGCGACGGTGCGAGACGAGCGGGACATGTTGGGAATTTGAACTACCCGTCGTTTTCAGTCGTGTTTCAGCAGTACGGAGAGATGAAAATGTCGACACATTTCATTAGGACAGTGACTAATGTAGGCGACTCTGATTCGGTTTATGAGATTAAGATTAGCCCGCCGAGAGGGACTACGGTGACGGTTGAACCGGAGAAGCTATCGTTCAGACGGGTCGGACAGAAACTGAGTTTTGTTGTTAGGGTAAAGGCCACAGAGGTGAAGCTGTCACCAGGAGCGACAAATGTGGAGACTGGTCATATAGTTTGGTCAGATGGGAAACGAAATGTGACAAGTCCCTTGGTGGTCACTCTTCAACAACCTTTGTAA
- the LOC109132724 gene encoding pectinesterase 3-like: protein MPRQPLLEQVVNVTAQAAIDRESNTGFSITLSKIMPYDDDDFRVYLGRPWRSYVRVIVMHTELSKLVDPRDWLAWNSSTDPPPPTVTLGEYQNYGPGSDVTKRVNWIGYTPIMTDEEAKKFTIDEFLNQKGWLQQTCVPYNGSM, encoded by the coding sequence ATGCCACGACAGCCACTTTTGGAACAGGTGGTAAATGTTACAGCGCAAGCCGCCATTGATCGAGAAAGCAACACGGGTTTCTCCATCACACTTAGCAAAATCATGCCATATGACGACGATGATTTCAGAGTATATCTAGGACGTCCATGGAGGAGCTATGTTAGAGTCATTGTTATGCATACCGAGTTGAGTAAATTAGTTGACCCTAGGGATTGGCTGGCTTGGAACAGCTCAAcggatcctcctcctccaacgGTAACATTGGGAGAATACCAAAACTATGGACCGGGTTCTGACGTGACTAAGAGGGTCAATTGGATTGGGTATACTCCGATAATGACAGACGAGGAGGCGAAGAAGTTTACTATTGATGAGTTTCTGAACCAAAAAGGTTGGTTACAACAAACTTGTGTGCCTTACAACGGTTCGATGTAG
- the LOC104779120 gene encoding protein LURP-one-related 11-like, with translation MQYRRPFETKSWQNRICPAETMVKIHPDDVTTTSGAGDETISPYLTTEPESFTIWMKSLVFNTNGCTVFNSKGRIIYRVDNYNSKSCREVYLMDLSGHVLFTLRGQKFGLFKTWEGYRSSSETAESTTKLEYFRVKNKVFQIPNKDSSSSYRVVAGSCRNDEQYCYKMVNHGGSLVIEENCGKLLAEVKRKQSRNGLKLGEDVLTMTVESQVDHSFIVGLVLAHSLINCIL, from the exons ATGCAATACCGACGACCTTTTGAGACAAAATCTTGGCAGAATCGAATCTGTCCAGCGGAGACTATGGTGAAGATTCATCCCGATGATGTGACGACAACCTCCGGCGCTGGAGACGAAACAATTTCGCCGTACTTGACGACGGAGCCAGAGAGTTTCACGATCTGGATGAAGTCGTTGGTGTTCAACACAAATGGCTGCACCGTCTTCAATTCCAAAGGAAGGATTATTTATCGTGTCGATAATTATAATTCTAAGAGCTGCCGTGAAGTTTATCTCATGGATTTGTCCGGTCATGTCTTGTTTACCTTACGTGGACAG aaaTTTGGATTATTCAAGACTTGGGAAGGATATAGATCATCATCGGAAACAGCcgaatcaacaacaaaattagaatattttcgcgtgaaaaataaagtttttcaGATTCCGAATAAAGATTCGTCGTCTTCGTATAGAGTCGTCGCGGGATCGTGTAGAAACGACGAACAATATTGTTATAAGATGGTAAATCACGGAGGAAGTTTAGTGATTGAGGAAAATTGTGGGAAATTATTGGCAGAAGTGAAGAGAAAACAATCGAGGAATGGTTTGAAGTTAGGAGAAGATGTTTTGACGATGACCGTGGAGTCACAAGTTGATCACTCTTTCATCGTTGGACTTGTTTTAGCTCATAGCCTTATCAATTGTATACTGTAA
- the LOC104704804 gene encoding pentatricopeptide repeat-containing protein At3g14330-like, translated as MQEEMIGFSWATLTTILPHVPLLNSLMDMYGKCGEVEYSRRVFDGMLLNKDLTSWNTMLNCYAINGSIEEEMNLFDWMIESGVAPDGVTFVAFLSGCSDTGFTEYGLRLCERIIVGDVGITDSNEDTLKRNNLSRSAWTMTVIDGRSDDKIGSWNNYQTGGE; from the exons ATGCAGGAAGAGATGATTGGGTTTAGTTGGGCGACTTTGACGACTATATTGCCTCATGTTCCGTTGCTTAATTCGTTGATGGATATGTATGGTAAGTGTGGCGAGGTTGAGTATTCTCGGAGAGTCTTTGATGGAATGTTGTTAAATAAGGATTTGACTTCATGGAACACGATGCTAAACTGTTATGCAATCAATGGAAGtattgaagaagagatgaatctGTTTGATTGGATGATTGAGTCAGGCGTTGCTCCAGATGGGGTTACGTTTGTTGCTTTTTTATCTGGGTGTAGCGATACAGGGTTCACTGAATATGGTCTACGTTTGTGTGAACGCATCATTGTTGGAGACGTAGGAATCACTGATTCAAATGAGGACACATTAAAGAGAAACAATCTTTCTCGTTCCGCATGGACAATGACCGTGATTGACGGTAGGAGTGATGATAAGA TTGGAAGTTGGAACAATTATCAGACTGGCGGAGAGTAG
- the LOC104704796 gene encoding probable E3 ubiquitin-protein ligase RNF217: MHLETSSKLNSQNKMNDGSSSSSSSPKMDTDVLVDETYFSALFDYDDVFPISDENYATELYLQEALFSSLVASTVGVNHHHPQVQMNLVTRVKQEPPEIKIEEDPIEPSSRMFCMDQKPSSDIFRGTTNCAHSYCTDCTVRYVATKIKDNAARIKCPDLECTSLIEPHTCRDLIPKDVFDRWEKILCESLISSWDKFYCPFKDCSAMMVNDGGGDANVTQTECPSCHRLFCVQCKVTWHAGIGCEEFQKYGNTKKKSSDEEDALLVQMAKNKQWRRCPQCKYYVDKVDGCLHINCRCGFQFCYGCGSAWVSSHACHIRT, encoded by the exons ATGCACTTAGAGACTAGTAGTAAACTAAACTCACAGAACAAGATGAATGACggttcgtcatcatcatcgtcaagcCCAAAGATGGACACGGATGTGTTGGTAGACGAAACCTACTTCTCTGCTTTATTCGATTACGACGACGTTTTCCCAATCTCCGATGAAAACTACGCTACGGAGCTCTATCTCCAAGAGGCTCTGTTTTCTTCCTTGGTCGCTTCGACGGTTGGGgttaatcatcatcatccccaaGTCCAGATGAACCTTGTCACGCGGGTTAAACAGGAACCACCGGAGATAAAAATCGAGGAGGATCCCATCGAACCATCATCAAGAATGTTCTGTATGGACCAAAAACCTTCGTCTGACATCTTCCGAGGAACAACTAACTGCGCTCACTCCTACTGCACCGACTGCACCGTACGTTACGTGGCGACTAAGATCAAAGATAACGCAGCGAGGATCAAATGCCCTGACCTGGAGTGCACGAGCCTGATAGAGCCCCACACGTGTCGAGATCTAATCCCTAAGGACGTGTTCGACCGCTGGGAGAAAATCTTGTGCGAGTCGCTTATTTCCTCATGGGATAAGTTCTACTGTCCGTTCAAAGATTGTTCGGCAATGATGGTGAACGATGGAGGTGGTGATGCTAACGTGACGCAGACGGAGTGTCCGTCTTGTCACAGACTGTTCTGCGTTCAGTGTAAGGTTACGTGGCATGCGGGGATTGGCTGTGAGGAGTTCCAGAAGTATGGgaatacgaagaagaagagtagtgatgaagaagatgcttTGTTGGTTCAGATGGCGAAGAACAAGCAGTGGAGAAGGTGTCCTCAGTGCAAGTACTACGTTGATAAAGTCGATGGTTGCTTGCATATAAATTGcag GTGTGGGTTTCAGTTTTGCTATGGATGTGGATCTGCGTGGGTTTCTTCTCACGCTTGCCATATTCGTACTTAA